The following proteins come from a genomic window of Salvia hispanica cultivar TCC Black 2014 chromosome 4, UniMelb_Shisp_WGS_1.0, whole genome shotgun sequence:
- the LOC125217919 gene encoding probable indole-3-acetic acid-amido synthetase GH3.1 translates to MAVDSILSSPLGPPACEKDAKALQFIEEMTRNADSVQENVLAQILRRNADTEYLRSFNLDGATDRETFKSKIPMVTYEDLQPFIQRIADGDRSPILSSHPVSEFLTSSGTSAGERKLMPTIKEELDRRQLLYSLLMPVMNLYVNGLDKGKGLYFLFIKSETKTPGGLLARPVLTSYYKSDHFKTRPHDPYNVYTSPNEAILCPDSFQSMYTQMLCGLYDRLQVLRVGAVFASGLLRAIRFLQLNWRQLADDIRAGSLNPKVTDPDIVTCMARILRPDPELADFIVSECSKEKWERIITRIWPNTKYLDVIVTGAMAQYIPTLDYYSGGLPKACTMYASSECYFGLNLNPMSKPSEVSYTIMPNMAYFEFLPHEAAPAPVPPQLVDLADVEVGKEYELVITTYAGLYRYHVGDILRVTGFHNAAPQFQFVRRKNVLLSIDSDKTDEAELQAAVESASRLLKGCETSVVEYTSYADTATIPGHYVVYWELLAREATAGPTGEVMERCCLEMEECLNSVYRQCRVADGSIGALEIRVVRNGTFEELMDYAISRGASINQYKVPRCVTFTPITELLDSRVLSTHFSPSLPHWAPDRRRS, encoded by the exons atggcGGTTGACTCGATTTTGTCGTCTCCATTGGGCCCTCCGGCATGCGAAAAGGACGCAAAGGCCCTTCAGTTCATCGAAGAGATGACTCGCAACGCCGACTCCGTTCAGGAAAATGTGCTGGCGCAGATCCTTCGCCGGAACGCCGACACCGAGTATCTAAGGAGCTTCAATCTCGACGGAGCCACGGATCGCGAAACCTTCAAATCCAAAATCCCCATGGTCACCTACGAAGATCTCCAGCCCTTCATCCAGAGAATCGCCGACGGCGACCGCTCCCCCATTCTCTCTTCTCACCCCGTCTCCGAGTTTCTCACAAG CTCTGGAACTTCAGCCGGTGAGAGAAAACTGATGCCGACGATTAAAGAGGAATTGGACCGTCGCCAGCTTCTGTACAGCCTCCTCATGCCGGTTATGAACCT ATACGTGAATGGACTGGACAAGGGGAAAGGGCTCTACTTCCTGTTCATCAAGTCGGAGACAAAGACACCGGGTGGGCTCCTGGCCCGACCCGTCCTCACGAGCTACTACAAAAGCGACCACTTCAAGACCCGGCCCCACGACCCGTACAACGTCTACACCAGCCCCAACGAGGCCATCCTCTGCCCCGACTCCTTCCAGAGCATGTACACCCAGATGCTCTGCGGCCTCTACGACCGCCTCCAGGTCCTCCGCGTCGGCGCCGTCTTCGCCTCCGGCCTCCTCCGCGCCATCCGCTTCCTCCAGCTCAACTGGCGCCAGCTCGCCGACGACATCCGGGCCGGCTCACTCAACCCCAAAGTCACCGACCCGGATATCGTGACCTGTATGGCCCGGATCCTCCGACCCGACCCGGAACTCGCGGACTTCATAGTCTCCGAGTGCTCCAAGGAGAAATGGGAGAGGATCATCACCAGAATCTGGCCCAACACAAAATATCTCGACGTCATCGTCACCGGAGCCATGGCGCAGTACATTCCGACGCTTGACTACTACAGCGGCGGCCTTCCGAAGGCGTGCACGATGTACGCGTCTTCGGAGTGCTACTTCGGGCTCAACCTCAACCCGATGTCGAAGCCTTCCGAGGTTTCTTATACCATCATGCCAAACATGGCCTACTTTGAGTTCCTGCCCCATGAGGCAGCGCCAGCGCCTGTGCCCCCGCAGCTGGTTGATCTGGCTGACGTGGAGGTGGGGAAGGAGTACGAGCTGGTGATAACGACGTACGCGGGGCTGTACCGGTACCACGTGGGGGATATCCTCCGCGTGACGGGGTTCCACAACGCGGCGCCGCAGTTCCAGTTCGTGAGGCGGAAGAACGTGCTGCTGAGCATAGACTCGGACAAGACGGACGAGGCGGAGCTGCAGGCGGCGGTGGAGAGCGCGTCGCGGCTGCTGAAGGGGTGCGAGACGAGCGTGGTGGAGTACACGAGCTACGCGGACACGGCGACCATCCCGGGGCACTACGTGGTGTACTGGGAGCTGCTGGCGAGGGAGGCCACGGCGGGGCCCACGGGGGAGGTGATGGAGAGGTGCTGCTTGGAGATGGAGGAGTGCCTCAACTCGGTGTACAGGCAGTGCAGGGTGGCGGACGGGTCGATCGGGGCGCTGGAGATCCGGGTGGTAAGGAACGGGACGTTCGAGGAGCTCATGGACTACGCCATCTCCCGCGGCGCGTCGATCAACCAGTACAAGGTGCCCAGGTGCGTGACCTTCACGCCCATCACCGAGCTGCTCGACTCGCGGGTGCTGTCCACGCACTTCAGCCCTTCCTTGCCACACTGGGCCCCCGACCGCCGCCGCAGTTAG